The Acipenser ruthenus chromosome 15, fAciRut3.2 maternal haplotype, whole genome shotgun sequence genomic sequence GCCTTCAACCACAGTGACTATTTAAGTCTAATTGTATAGGATGTGGATGTATTCTTTAAGACTATTATGGGACATCAtttgaaattgttatttttggtcATATTCAGCACCTGATGTTACTACAGTACTGTTGTATACCATttccaaaaaaaacattacacattcTGCTCTGCTTCCTGCACCTTATACAGTATGGATCTAAATAAGCATCTTTTGTTTTATAAGAGAAATACAGTTGTTGCAATATCCCTCATATTCACAAGTACAGTACGCAATAATGCTTAGACCTTTTGAAATATTGATGACAAAGAGTATAATACCATGCTAGCTTTACAGAGTTCATGTAATTCGAATATTTTATTTCTCATCACTATTTCAGGGTTAAAATCCAGGCTTTTCTGAAATTCCACCTACTTGCCCAAACCATATACTGTAGATAAAGGGAggtttttaatattaatacaatctgtatttataaaatataagaGGAAATAtattctgttaaaacaaaaatgatgcCCTAATATTTACCTAATTAAGTGTGTCAAACAATTAGAGATGAGCCAACCAGTTTCTCAACTCCACTGTTCACTAATGGATATGCTGCCATAAAAATGGAATCCACCTTTCATTATTTTACACCTCATCAGTTAAGGTGGGGAATGAACATGCTTATTTGGCTGACAGACTATAGTGGCAAGCAGGTTTGGGCAGCTATTTGCTTTTATACCAGCAAATGTAACACTTCTGATAACTTTGTCATTGTGCATTATACCAACGCATTAGTCTTGCTGGTCAGCATAATAGGTTTACCACTGGGTATCCAAGTTAACATGATGCTTCTTGCTTACCGtctgttaaaatgtaattgtgacacaCAGACTAGACCCCTCAACTATATCCCTGATGCTGGGGGGGAGGTTACTTtgtgttctctagtacacattATCTCAGTTAACTTGTGGGTAAGGATGACACAGGTAAAGCTCTGTCTAGGGTAATAGATGCATTATATTATGGTACACTGAATAAAAGATCCTTATTCTTCAACATTGGCAAATCTGAAATAAAAGCCAGACAATTTTTATAAACACCTTTGCAGGATTTATTTTTCATTGGTGTACTAAGCAATCAAGTTTACTACTGTCCCAGATTTACCCTACCATTTATACtataaaagaaaacagtttacTAAGCACACTGACCAAGTGTCAACATTAAACTTTGCTTCAGTTCTGATCAAaaggaccagagagagagagagagagagagagagagagagagagagagagagagagaggagagaataaAACTAAAAACCAAAACTTCAGTCTGTTAGTTTAATAAAAGTAGATCTGCTAAACCGATCACCAACTGTTACAAAAGCACTTTCTTAAAGCAATTAAAACAGAAGTTTGTTTTAAAAGGCAGGTGCAATTGCTACTAATGTCACTGATGTTTCATAGTTGCAATGCTGTCACAGCCACTAAAGTGCACTGACAtcagagttttaaaaaataaatactggtattCAGCAAGTACAAGTGAAAAGGATTAGACTCCATATACATTTACTATACAATTACAACTTGTATGAATTAAATGGGACATgttttcaataaatacattttcttctttcttattgGTCAACAGTTGTCAGCACAGAGTGGGATGTCACAGAATGAAAGTCCGAAACAAAAAGAGCTTTCTCCACAGGACATCCATCCATCTCTGCTTCATGTTCCCCGCTGAAGTCATCTTTATCACTGCACAACTTCAAAGTAGTGTAGTATTGCCATGATGTGTTGAGGCATGAACACATACCCTGTATACACAGCCATTCCAGCAACCGAAACAAGAAGGGAATCTGAGCAACTCTGTTAAGAAAatccaattgttttgtttttcattttggataTATTGCAAGCTTgaagctaccccccccccccatgcaataaagatatttattatttttaataagcctATAGAAATATGACAGTGGATTATATTGACCTTAATACAAGTACAAAGTCAGGTCCATACATTtctcaaaacaaaatgcatatcATTATTCAACAGGAAATCTGATTAGAAGACCGCATTCATAACGAGCCTCAAAAGAAACGCACAAACCAAAAATATTTATCCACAAAACATTGTTTATGGTAGCAAACATGCCAAAGGTGTATCAAGAGGTAGGCCTACaccattttgaaaatgtaataccAGCAAACAAAACCAGAGAAGATGTTATTTACAAAGTGAGAAAACTCATTTGTTAGTTTCCCATGTATAATAGTTTCCCAGAATGCATTCTGTAATGGTTGGTTTTGTAAGACAAGGTCACAATCCCATCCACACCCAAAACAAGCAAGGAAATATATCCAAGACTACATGTACAAACAAGCAACAGTATAGCTGAATCAGTATTTAAGGTTCCACAAACCAGTGTTAGCAATTCCTTCATTAATCATTACTGGATCCATGGCCTCCAACCTTGACAATACTTCCACAGCTTGGTAAATACAGCATTACTGAACCAGTCACAACTAAATATAGTCTACCCTACATTTGGGATTCATGCACATAAACTGACCTGCAAATCACCATTAACCACTACACTGTTAAGCAAAGTTTAAATAAGTAAATGTACTTCTGATTCACTCCCAATTTAGCTATGCAAGTTTACTTATCTTTAAATAAATGATCCTCTTTAGTATTCATAATGAAACTTCTGAGCACAGTACCTTaccagtaatgtatgtatttaaccaGAAAACTTAATGCACACTAGTATGTTTGTAGAGTAATTGCTTAAAACACCAGTACAATAGGAGAGTTGCTTGGGGAGGACTTAATGATGCTTGTAATTATAGTAACACGTTTATTAAAATATCAGAACCAGGTATTTGCTGCAAGAACAGCATTATTTGTCGAAGGTTCTACTGACATGTAGCGAAACtgggttaacgcaggcaggcgcatcacacagggcgaggcaatccacacacaggtgaaGGGCGGGCGCTtcaacattacaaaacaactgctagGTTCAGTGTGAGGattggtttgaaaaaaaaaccccataccATTACAGTATTTCAGTAAAACGCGTCACCTGATCAATACGGTACTACTCGTGAGCCATTTCCTTTTCGTTTCTGAACCATTTTgttgaattttaaaatgcttAACCACAGTACTTAACTAAACTGCTTCACAGTCCAGCGTCCACATGACGAAACTGCATAAGCAAGGAACTGCAGGCGATACCGTGCCAAACAACTGATTGTTGCTACCTTAACACCAGCCTACTTAACATCAGACTACAAAGAACGTCCATCCCACAGGCAGCACAATCTTCGGAGCATAGTTCAAGATGAAAGAAAAGTAAATTCACGCTGCTTTGATAAATTAAGCTGTACAACTATTCAAAATAGCAGTTAAAATATTCAACACCCATTATAATCCACCACCACTCTTAATTTAACTGGGTTTAATGGTACACAACAACTTCACAACATTTCGGCCCGACTACTCCTCTATAGCACTGCAGGTAGTAACCCCCATCACCACAACCCCACTCTGTGTGTTAGGATACTGAAGACTGTCCTCTCCCAGGGCTCCAACATGTACAGAGCTGTGATTAGAAGATACTGGTAATACAGCCACGACATGTGTTTCCAAGCCGATCCCAGCGCCATGATCATTCGATTTGTGCTACCGGTCCTTTAATAAATTCTTCTTTCTATTTCCTGAAACGTCGGATCCCAACCCCATTTATAAATGACGTTTTCCCTTGCGCACACACCCAACCTCTTCCTGTGTAAGTGCTTTTGGAGAGGGGTATCGCTGCAGTCAGAGAAAGACTCGCAGCCTATCTAGAGCTCTGCCTCCCCACCCCTCAGTTGATCACATGATCCGATCACATGACAAGCATCTAAAGAAGTTTGTGTTCGTTAAAtatagtttgatttatttttcacatattactttcgaaaaaataaaacatgtttaaatatagATAATATATTTGCACCACTTGTCAGTATATTtaattactttcaaaataaataaactgtcatGATATTAAACGTGTTAACGCTGGGTTTTGTTCATTATTCCACAATTAAACTGTTGATTCATGgtatattcttttttaaattatcagTAAATCCAATTAAAACATGTATCTTAAATATTAACATTCTGTATAAATGTCCATTTTTGAACACAGAAAAAGATTAATCATAATTATTGCAACAAGGAATTTCAAGAATAGTATTCCATTAACACAGTAGGATAAATAGCAGGttagaaaatacatatttattattttagtagaTGCAAAGAAAACGTATTATTTCAGTTAATATGATTGTTTCTTTAATAACCTCCGCTctaggtggcagtagcaggttttaaaataactacagttttttttataactCTCTCTCACTTTCCTGTTGTTTGTATCCATATCATTGATACCTGATCTCTCACAGCTACATTGTGTAGCTGTTCTGTCGGCGCAGGTACCGGCGTGACCCGTCTGCTAAATCCACAGAAACAGTTGTCAAGAACTGCCTTTGTCGCCGACCTACGCAGGTCTGAGTGGCGAGGACGCACCGATTCTGCTTCATTTACAACGGGATTTGTTTAACATGGGCACCAATGTTGTTTTTGAGATTTACGTTTTTCATTAAATAGTATTGTCATAGGTAACTGGCTGTTTATGAACTGAATATATTGTTTTAATCAAGCAATGCTGTGTTTAGTAATTATAgttattgtaattttaaattaCCTGTagaatctttattaaaaaataaaaataaagagacTTTTTTAATAGtaaatcatctctctctctcttgatagatagatatagaaattgaaataaaaaaatgcttatttattttgcacttaGGTCAGATTGCCCTCCTTTGCTTATATCACAATTCTCCTTTCATAGCAAACCCAGCACATAATGTTATTTAGGAGGGAGCATTTGAAGTTAtggaaaagacatttaaaaaatcagaCCAATGTAAAAAGGTGTGGCGTATctaattttgtaaaagtgaacAATAGCTGATTACAATTTCCAAGATTTTAggccaaattaaaataaaacacaagacaCCTGTCCTCAAtcatcttaaaaaacaaaaaacaaaacatgttaatacagcaagtgtttttgtgtgaagatcactaaaacattttaataaaagaaacgtccttttttttttctttaacagtgGCTTGCAAGGATGTTAAAGAAATGATAAACCTCTTCTTTATCAAATACTGCCACTTCTGTTGAGCACTCCAAGCATTTCACTGGATGATATTTCTCCTCTTGGTCTGTCTGGGTCTCTTCTGCAGCCTCTTCACTATTTGGCTTCATCTTTTTGCTGCGATTCTTCCTCCTTTTATCCATCGGTCCTTTATATCTTAAAACTTCTTCTCTATTTACTGTGCAGTTCATCACAAACATGGCTCTGTACTGCGTTCTGTACTTCTCatgtctgaaaaaaataaataaataaaagttttggaAAACCCCACAATAAATTAAAACCTTGAATTAAGAAGAACAGTGTATTATACAGATTTAGGGTATTTCTGATGTTTTATTAACCTTTGACAGTCAAGGCACAATGTTGTCATACAAGCCGGGCAATTCAGAACGGCATCACTGTGCGGTAGTGGCATGGACTTCCCTCTCTGACCAGACAGTTCTCTCTCCTTTCTTTGTCCCCTAAACCTGTTTGAAGGTTGgggagaaagaaaaacacaatcagTTAAATTGCAAATCCCTTCTTTTTCAGCAAGTTCAACTGGTGTTCACAATATAGAATTGTACTAAAGGCTTctgcacaacccccccccccccccccccccaaaaaaaaaaagtatattcatTTATCTATAGCTCTATGATGTTTTTTGGAAGCTTAATTTTGATAATTGGCAAAAAATTGTAACTCATGTACCCTCTCCTTTGGGAATCCACCCAGGCCTGGTCTCGGTCATCCTCATCAGGATCATAAAGCAATTCATCATTTGTCGGTATTTTGCGCTGCTTCTTTTTCTTCCTGGTTTCTGGGTTTtctgaaatattaaaacacagtAAAGAACTGGAAGGAAGTCTTATTCTCCTCATGGAGTGGGTAAGCtggtaatgtgaaaaaaataatctctGTGGTGTACAGCAATACCAGAAGTGGAGGAGTTCATTATGTTAAAAAACAGTCAAGTTACATCCATACGTACTGAGTGTTCCCTCGTCTTCAGAATCAGTGTCAAAGTATACGTCATCATAGTACTCTGTTTGGGATCCTCCTTGAATATGGCTGGTTCCACCTTGGATCTGGCCACTACTGGAGGATGCCCCTGCTTTATAAAAGCCCAGAAATGTTGGTCAATATTACTATTGAGTTTAACATAAACAACACATGTGTATACAACAGATTCTGGAGTTTTATTGCATAAAATGTCATACAAATCTAGGATCTAAGCATAAAATAAATTGGATGAAAATAGGGAATGGAGACTTGGTACTCATCATTAAAAGTCTCGCCAGTGcgttgagacaattaaaaaaggcaaatagaatgttaggctatACTGCAAAATgtgtggaatacaagtctaggGTATATTAAAATCATATAATACCCTAGTTAGTCCCCACCTAGAAAATAGTgtccagttttggtcacctcagtacaaaaaaaaaaaaaaatgcattattgcACTCAAAGGTACAGAAAAGTGCAACTAGgatgatcccaggacttaatgacaggttaaaacaattacatctcttcagcctggaaaaaaagaaaggtaagaggagacttgattgaagtctataaaTCCTAAATGATATAAAGTTAACAAAATACACTACTTAAAATTTAGCATAGTGGGGGCATAAAGTGAAGCCGAGTAAAATTAAGTTTAGAACAGTAGATAGAAAACACTTTTTTCCCCTTTAACAGATATAAATGCATGGCATAGCTTAACAGGGGGCCTAGGACCTTAAACAATTGTAACAATTAGAAAAATACCTATTAAAGTAGATCCCCCTAGTAGGGGCGAATGGTGTGCCAACGAGGAACAAGCCTTGATTGGCAGAGTACTCTTGTTCCCAAACATTTCCTATGGTATGTATCTGACAAAAACTGGTATAAGGTAAGGGGATTACCTGTTACAGGGGTTGCCCAACTGCCTTCAATGGTTTTCATGGTGGTATTTAGTTCTGTTTCCATCTCCTTTTCAAACTCGTCTTCACTGGACGATTCACTTTCCCCTGTCAAATACTCCCGCAGTAACTTGCGTTTCTGGTCCGATGTGCCATGAAGAAGCACGTCCAGCTCATCTTCTGAGCTAAAGAATGAGAAAGAAGGATATTATGAGTAAAATTAACAATTCTATAATACATActggacattattatttgttttactttttttttttttttttttttttttttttaaagttgactCATTTTGTAAAATCTTAAAACTCGAAATATTGTGTACATTATAAAAAGTTTAGAAAGCTTTGCCTCTGGTGAAACTAAAATGTTTATAGTACGTAGTAAATATTTTTTCCCTGGATTACTATGACATTTTACTACACAGCAACCAGATAAACCATCTAAGCAACTTGTATTACACTCTAATGAAATTTCAGTTACTTTTACTCATGCTACGAGGGATGGTACACAAATCAAGTATATAAACAGAGATTATGTTTGTGTtttctgctaaataaaacaacCGGCCCTTAAAAAGATGGCTATGTTCTTGTAGCTTATTGTGACACGTTTAATATCGTATAGTAAATTCAAGCGTTGTCAAAATATACACCCAACGTctgttaaattattaaatatcGGTTCCAGTAAAGAGTAATCTTTTTAAAGTATTAACCCATAAAAGCACCGCTGCAATATCGTGGCTTTTCTACTCCAGAGTAAGTTGAAGAACGTCGCATTGCGTTCGCCGTACCTGCTCGCTGCTCTCTCTTCATCACTTGGCTCCTCAATAGGATATGAGTCGTATTCTTCTACTCGGTTCATTTCTAGTCATGGACAATAAGCGCGATGTACAGctacaataattacaattatattatacTTACTCGATAAAAACAAACCGTGAGTAGAACGACAACATACACGGTCCAATAAATATTGTGTTCCTACCAACGTCAAGCAACTCTGAAACAATAGTTCCGTCTATTCAGTCTCAACAGCATCGTTTgctttacctaaagtaacatcaCATTTGGTGcaaatcagggtctgtaaaaACAGGAGAATGTTTCCAAATTTCTTTAATTATCGAAGGTTTCGCTGATTTTAACAagtgtcattttgttttgtttttttaaacttaagtGCAGTAGTCAACAAGAAATACTGGTTTGTTGCTAGCTGATCTGTTTTAAATTCCTGACATTTCTTGTCTAAGGGCTCAGGTGATCATTGGCATGTCAACGCTTCTTCcgctggtacttttttttttttaatctttattttattattaatattattattttgtatccctgattttaaaatagtttgtcatttttgtttatttttaaattttaaaatatttccattacaaaaataaatacaaaaacttcAGTACTGTTCAaaatgattctctctctctctctctctctctctctctctctctctctctatatatatatatattgcagtacTTCAGCCAAACCATTAAACAGAACTGCTACATTCTACTGCAATACCTTAATATGTCCTGAATACATACCATcctacagtattttttgttttactgttttgggATTCTAGCTGCATTTTTTAATCagtgtaataaaatacatatgGTAGGAATAATGCATATGTTTAAGTCAACACTACTATATTGCCAGTGCAATGCACAGATGCAGTCCATGGTCACATCACAGGCCTCAACATAATGGCTGTAACATTCAACCACCTATTTGGATATGACCTGCAAAACTAATTTGGCAGTCTTTTTGACAAATTATAATTTACACCCGAGTACAGAAACCCATGGTACACAACCCAGAATGAAACAACACCATCCAATCTACTGTAGAAACACCTTTAAGGATGTCTAGTGCGActgcttttaaagacacacaagGTCATCATCTTGTTCATTTACCTAAACATCTTCACAGATGCTAAACAACATCTGCTTGGTTGAAGATGCAATGCAAATCAGAGGTTGT encodes the following:
- the sptssa gene encoding serine palmitoyltransferase small subunit A; protein product: MIMALGSAWKHMSWLYYQYLLITALYMLEPWERTVFNSLLVSVAGMAVYTGYVFMPQHIMAILHYFEVVQ
- the eapp gene encoding E2F-associated phosphoprotein codes for the protein MNRVEEYDSYPIEEPSDEERAASSSEDELDVLLHGTSDQKRKLLREYLTGESESSSEDEFEKEMETELNTTMKTIEGSWATPVTGASSSSGQIQGGTSHIQGGSQTEYYDDVYFDTDSEDEGTLKNPETRKKKKQRKIPTNDELLYDPDEDDRDQAWVDSQRRGFRGQRKERELSGQRGKSMPLPHSDAVLNCPACMTTLCLDCQRHEKYRTQYRAMFVMNCTVNREEVLRYKGPMDKRRKNRSKKMKPNSEEAAEETQTDQEEKYHPVKCLECSTEVAVFDKEEVYHFFNILASHC